A single genomic interval of Phycisphaerae bacterium harbors:
- a CDS encoding OmpA family protein yields MAGQPKGPFYAVLGIIIVGLVAFAIYRSDLFAPREKTPGTDVALLPGGEQVEDASNPTGVTTVKEYTFKPVERLPQVKGTSAYKPMTDNTVRFALNVWAGWAPIIYANNGFRPGKVWKTPDGKDFKVELVLIDNPVAMRDAYAAGDVHIGWATLDMVPLFMEGFVDVTGKPRDSRVMPRIYQQVDWSNGGDGIVVRDYIKTVSDLRGKKLVLAQNSPSQYFALNMLVSGGVQPSEVNMIYTEDAFQAAAAFNAQKDIAGAVSWAPDIYNLEKVKGNRMLVTTATANKLIADVWFARADFAQDNPGIMESLVRGIFDAMVDLKEETNRKKVAELMAAGYNIPAGDALGMLGDAHSTNWAENYQFFVNQNNPANFERVWRQAYNLYRRIGSITHQPVSFDQVMDFSIIEKLGKEPKYASQKDEYRIQFTPASAGEIKAEDPILTNTVFIHFFPNSWDLHKKVTKKIDGKDVEQLYDPQVDFVLEDIAKLVGQFGAARIIIQGHTDASMRGQVTPSLVKELSLNRANAVKEALVNKYKLDPNQFAVEGVGWDKPADPNDPDNHAKNRRVEVKVYPAERQ; encoded by the coding sequence ATGGCAGGACAACCTAAAGGACCGTTCTACGCGGTGCTGGGCATCATCATCGTCGGCCTGGTGGCCTTCGCGATCTATCGCAGCGACTTGTTTGCTCCCAGGGAAAAAACGCCCGGCACGGATGTGGCTTTGTTGCCGGGCGGCGAGCAGGTCGAGGATGCCAGCAACCCGACGGGCGTCACCACGGTCAAAGAGTACACCTTCAAGCCGGTCGAGCGCCTGCCCCAGGTCAAGGGGACCTCGGCTTATAAGCCGATGACCGACAACACCGTCCGATTCGCCTTGAACGTCTGGGCCGGCTGGGCGCCGATCATCTACGCCAACAACGGCTTCAGGCCGGGAAAGGTCTGGAAGACGCCGGACGGCAAGGACTTCAAGGTCGAACTGGTGCTGATCGACAACCCCGTGGCCATGCGAGACGCCTACGCCGCCGGCGACGTCCACATCGGATGGGCCACGCTCGACATGGTCCCGCTGTTCATGGAAGGCTTCGTTGATGTCACCGGCAAGCCGCGCGACAGCCGCGTCATGCCCCGAATCTACCAGCAGGTCGACTGGTCCAACGGCGGCGACGGAATCGTCGTCCGCGACTACATCAAGACCGTATCCGACCTTCGTGGCAAGAAGCTGGTGCTGGCCCAGAATTCGCCCTCTCAGTACTTCGCCCTGAATATGCTGGTGTCCGGCGGCGTGCAGCCTTCCGAGGTGAACATGATCTACACCGAGGACGCGTTCCAGGCGGCGGCCGCGTTCAACGCCCAGAAAGACATCGCCGGCGCCGTCTCATGGGCCCCGGACATCTACAACCTCGAGAAGGTCAAGGGAAACCGCATGCTGGTGACCACCGCGACCGCCAACAAGCTGATCGCCGATGTGTGGTTCGCCCGGGCCGACTTCGCCCAGGACAACCCGGGGATCATGGAAAGCCTTGTTCGCGGGATCTTCGACGCGATGGTCGATCTCAAGGAGGAGACGAACCGCAAGAAAGTGGCCGAGTTGATGGCCGCCGGATACAACATCCCGGCCGGCGACGCGCTGGGCATGCTGGGAGATGCCCACAGCACCAACTGGGCGGAGAATTATCAGTTCTTCGTCAACCAGAACAACCCCGCCAACTTTGAGCGAGTCTGGCGGCAGGCCTACAACCTCTACCGCCGCATCGGCTCCATCACCCACCAGCCGGTTTCGTTCGACCAGGTCATGGACTTCTCGATCATCGAGAAGCTCGGCAAAGAGCCCAAGTACGCCTCCCAGAAAGACGAGTACCGGATCCAGTTCACCCCCGCCAGCGCTGGCGAGATCAAGGCCGAGGACCCCATCCTGACCAACACGGTCTTCATTCACTTCTTCCCCAACAGTTGGGACTTGCACAAAAAGGTGACCAAGAAAATCGACGGCAAGGACGTCGAGCAGCTCTACGATCCCCAGGTCGATTTCGTGCTCGAGGACATCGCCAAGCTGGTCGGCCAGTTCGGGGCCGCCCGCATTATCATCCAGGGACACACCGACGCCTCCATGCGCGGGCAGGTGACCCCGAGCCTTGTGAAAGAGCTGTCG
- a CDS encoding vWA domain-containing protein codes for MKTVTGNNPVTKRLACGGWQAGLFVLSLELLLYGCDRSPPPTSPHRSPAPMTAEVATHLIPLPQADQRLCTAVAILVDTSGSMKEEVVDHQGVRRPKYLIARDALKEIVDYTGQWEKTHTDRVLEMALFNFSSSPSSVLRMGRFDLAGTQQALQTIPQPGGGTAIGEAIEEGFKALYQSGCVRKYLICITDGENTAGRPPDRVARQLHAQTQGEVEMHFIAFDTSATKFGFLSEVNGHTTEAADGAQLRARLTDIYEKRILAEAPAEKE; via the coding sequence ATGAAGACCGTGACAGGCAACAATCCGGTAACGAAACGACTTGCATGCGGCGGCTGGCAGGCAGGCTTGTTCGTTCTGAGCCTGGAGCTGTTGCTGTACGGCTGCGACCGCTCCCCACCTCCGACCTCGCCGCACCGATCGCCGGCTCCGATGACCGCTGAGGTCGCCACTCATCTGATTCCCCTGCCGCAGGCCGATCAGCGGTTATGCACCGCCGTCGCCATCCTCGTCGACACATCCGGCAGTATGAAGGAGGAGGTTGTCGACCATCAGGGCGTCCGACGGCCCAAGTATCTCATCGCTCGCGACGCCTTGAAGGAAATCGTCGACTACACGGGCCAGTGGGAGAAAACCCACACGGACCGCGTCCTCGAGATGGCCCTTTTCAACTTCAGCAGTTCGCCTTCCTCGGTCCTGCGGATGGGACGATTCGACCTGGCCGGGACGCAACAGGCTCTGCAGACGATTCCCCAGCCCGGCGGAGGAACGGCGATCGGCGAGGCGATCGAGGAGGGTTTCAAGGCCCTCTACCAGTCCGGCTGCGTGCGCAAGTATCTCATATGCATCACGGATGGCGAGAACACCGCCGGCCGCCCGCCCGACCGCGTCGCAAGGCAACTACATGCCCAGACCCAGGGCGAGGTGGAGATGCACTTCATCGCCTTTGACACCTCGGCGACTAAGTTCGGCTTTCTCAGCGAGGTGAACGGACATACGACCGAAGCCGCCGACGGAGCACAACTCCGGGCCCGGCTGACGGACATTTATGAGAAACGGATTCTGGCCGAGGCGCCTGCGGAAAAGGAGTAG
- a CDS encoding SUMF1/EgtB/PvdO family nonheme iron enzyme, with translation MAFNFWTRSKTTSRGGVAEEPAPPVGVIPRPDDYDPAPQNVFEDDPLLAMFQQERFNLIFQQKAKWESHRDWSEVVQQATKYLDRQMAIVPEGRASLLRTLTEVPDAEVLDFSVPSFLIDIHAVTNARYQLFVDAGGYDDLSLWPEAVWTHLIQFRDQTGRPGPRYWRDGRHDQRLASHPVVGICWYEAAAFAKWIGQRLPTEPEWQLAASWRIVSDTDVLYRFPWGDAMDRRKCNIWASQVGTTVPVDEYDQGAAPNNVLQLIGNVWEWVETDLDIVTEEGVQVVGEMTMKAARGGAFDTYFESQCTALFRSGFNALTRAHNLGFRCALSLADACWLGQSTE, from the coding sequence ATGGCGTTCAATTTCTGGACCCGAAGCAAGACCACCTCTCGCGGCGGCGTTGCAGAAGAGCCGGCACCGCCGGTCGGAGTCATCCCCAGGCCGGACGACTACGATCCCGCCCCGCAGAACGTATTTGAAGACGATCCCCTCCTGGCCATGTTCCAACAGGAACGGTTCAATCTCATCTTTCAGCAGAAGGCCAAGTGGGAATCGCACCGCGATTGGTCCGAGGTCGTGCAACAGGCCACCAAGTACCTTGATCGGCAAATGGCCATCGTCCCGGAGGGCCGCGCCTCCCTGCTGCGAACGCTCACCGAGGTTCCCGACGCCGAGGTGCTCGACTTCAGCGTTCCCTCCTTCCTGATCGACATTCACGCGGTCACCAACGCCCGTTACCAGCTTTTCGTTGATGCCGGCGGATATGACGATCTCTCGTTGTGGCCGGAGGCGGTTTGGACCCATCTCATCCAGTTCCGCGACCAGACCGGGCGTCCTGGTCCGCGGTACTGGCGTGACGGTCGTCACGACCAGCGGCTGGCGAGTCATCCGGTGGTCGGCATCTGCTGGTACGAGGCCGCGGCGTTCGCCAAGTGGATCGGGCAGCGGCTGCCCACCGAGCCGGAGTGGCAACTGGCTGCGAGCTGGCGGATCGTCAGCGACACCGACGTGCTCTACCGCTTTCCGTGGGGCGACGCGATGGACCGGCGCAAATGCAACATCTGGGCTTCGCAGGTAGGGACGACGGTACCGGTGGACGAGTATGATCAGGGGGCGGCGCCCAACAACGTCCTGCAACTGATCGGGAACGTTTGGGAGTGGGTCGAAACCGATCTGGACATTGTCACCGAGGAGGGGGTGCAGGTCGTCGGCGAGATGACCATGAAGGCGGCTCGCGGCGGGGCGTTCGACACGTATTTCGAGTCTCAGTGCACCGCCCTGTTCCGCAGCGGATTCAACGCCCTGACGCGAGCCCACAATCTGGGCTTTCGATGCGCGTTGAGCCTGGCGGACGCCTGCTGGCTCGGTCAGAGCACGGAGTGA
- a CDS encoding AAA family ATPase gives MTQTGSPTPDPSPIMHDSSLITHRSSLPAWYPDWAKQLADLYFSGTTCLFVLHGNVHDLVRCPTRDGEGYVNLSQFLATQVFGTWDIVLQYDLGRGLRPLAGSDPQRLQSMVQYLSARLGEAGSWPRDPDNVLLLLDKLIERNIVEPDAARRKSISIILEYAQYLVPAGEVAGLARTQGTNLVRLLGWAQNPYIKRLNLAFCLVADKLTEINDRLVRNPHVATIEIPLPDASARESFASWVCETERISPSKNFTAKMLADQSSGLSLVSLNTVLSQSRYTAEGIDPARFRNLKKAMIERQCQGLVEFVEPKHKLDLVVGQAVARKRLENDAELITRGRFESAPMGYLLCGAVGTGKTFLAECYAGTIGIPCLKLRNFRSKYVGETEGNLEQVLTVLRSLGPVVVIIDEADAALGSRSAEGDSGTSSRVFSMIAGQMGDTRYRGRILWMLLTCRPDLLPIDLKRQGRAEVHIPMFYPQSEAEIREMFLAMARKNGISLSPEFVPLVNADRRLSGADIESIVLAAARRSACAGRDQPLAEDIQQAIDAFIPSAQGLEKELQELAAVLECTELEFLPPDWRAKVTEPNGRVKLQERMMAIRSLLED, from the coding sequence ATGACTCAGACCGGTTCACCCACTCCTGACCCATCACCCATCATGCATGACTCATCACTCATCACTCATCGCTCATCGCTCCCGGCCTGGTATCCTGATTGGGCAAAGCAGTTGGCCGACCTGTATTTTTCGGGCACAACCTGCCTGTTCGTCCTCCATGGGAACGTCCACGACCTCGTGCGCTGCCCGACGCGCGATGGCGAAGGATACGTCAATCTGTCCCAATTCCTCGCAACCCAGGTTTTTGGCACGTGGGACATTGTGCTGCAATACGACCTGGGCCGAGGTCTGCGGCCGTTGGCCGGCAGCGACCCGCAACGCCTGCAATCCATGGTGCAGTATCTGAGTGCCCGGTTGGGCGAAGCCGGTTCCTGGCCGCGCGACCCCGATAACGTGCTTCTGCTGCTCGACAAGCTCATCGAGCGCAACATCGTCGAGCCGGACGCGGCCAGGCGCAAGAGCATCAGCATCATCCTGGAATACGCCCAGTATCTGGTTCCGGCGGGAGAAGTGGCCGGACTGGCCCGCACCCAAGGAACCAACCTGGTCAGGCTGCTCGGATGGGCCCAGAACCCCTACATCAAACGACTGAACCTGGCCTTCTGCCTCGTCGCGGACAAACTCACCGAGATCAATGATCGGCTGGTCCGCAACCCGCACGTGGCCACGATCGAAATCCCCCTCCCTGACGCGAGCGCTCGCGAGTCATTCGCGTCGTGGGTGTGCGAAACGGAGAGGATCTCCCCCTCAAAAAACTTCACCGCGAAGATGCTGGCGGACCAGTCCAGCGGGCTGAGTCTGGTAAGCCTCAACACCGTGCTCTCGCAGTCGCGGTACACCGCAGAGGGCATCGACCCCGCCAGATTCCGCAATCTCAAGAAGGCCATGATCGAGCGACAGTGTCAAGGTCTTGTCGAGTTTGTCGAACCCAAACACAAGCTGGATCTGGTCGTCGGCCAGGCGGTCGCTCGCAAACGGCTGGAGAACGATGCCGAACTGATCACCCGCGGACGATTCGAGTCCGCTCCGATGGGCTATCTGCTCTGCGGGGCGGTGGGCACGGGCAAGACTTTTCTGGCCGAATGCTATGCGGGCACGATCGGCATTCCCTGCCTCAAGCTGCGGAACTTCCGGTCGAAGTACGTGGGGGAAACCGAGGGCAACCTCGAACAGGTGCTGACCGTGCTGCGGTCCCTGGGGCCCGTGGTGGTGATCATCGATGAGGCCGATGCCGCGCTCGGCAGCCGCTCGGCCGAGGGTGATTCGGGAACGTCCAGCCGCGTGTTCTCGATGATCGCCGGCCAGATGGGCGATACGCGATACCGCGGTCGGATTCTGTGGATGCTGCTCACCTGCCGGCCGGACCTGCTGCCCATCGACTTGAAGCGACAGGGCCGCGCCGAGGTTCACATTCCGATGTTTTACCCGCAGAGCGAAGCCGAAATCCGCGAGATGTTCCTGGCGATGGCCCGGAAGAACGGAATCTCCCTGTCGCCCGAGTTCGTCCCGCTGGTGAATGCCGATCGGCGACTGAGCGGGGCGGATATCGAGAGCATCGTCCTGGCCGCCGCACGACGATCGGCGTGTGCGGGCCGCGACCAACCGCTGGCAGAGGACATTCAGCAGGCAATCGATGCCTTCATTCCCTCCGCGCAGGGCCTCGAGAAGGAACTGCAGGAGCTGGCGGCGGTGCTCGAATGCACGGAGTTGGAGTTCCTGCCGCCGGATTGGCGCGCGAAGGTGACCGAGCCCAACGGACGGGTGAAACTCCAGGAACGCATGATGGCGATTCGAAGCCTTCTGGAGGATTGA
- a CDS encoding ABC transporter ATP-binding protein — protein MVRQGQRILADITWHVKKGQHWALLGANGSGKTTLLKVITGYEWPTTGSVTVLRQSFGKCNLPEFRKQVGWASSAIESRLPVYERAIDIVASGFFASIGLYRQPSEAEWLTATEIIRHVGGDQIMHRPFGLLSQGEQRRIVIARALVNRPQLLLLDEPCAGLDPAARESLLADLERLARSPHAPTIIMVTHHVEEIGPWIGHVLVLKNGTVLKAGPKNETLTTPVLSEALGCLCEVEKLGDRYRLTLIGGQSCSPT, from the coding sequence ATGGTTCGTCAAGGGCAGCGGATTCTGGCGGATATCACCTGGCATGTCAAGAAGGGCCAGCATTGGGCCTTGTTGGGCGCCAACGGTTCCGGAAAAACCACCCTGCTCAAGGTCATCACGGGATATGAATGGCCCACAACAGGGTCTGTGACGGTTCTTCGTCAATCATTTGGGAAGTGCAATTTGCCTGAATTCCGCAAGCAGGTGGGATGGGCCAGCAGTGCGATTGAAAGCCGGTTACCCGTCTATGAACGCGCGATCGACATCGTGGCGTCGGGCTTCTTTGCGTCAATCGGCCTTTACCGGCAGCCCTCCGAGGCCGAGTGGCTTACGGCAACAGAAATCATTCGACATGTCGGCGGCGACCAGATCATGCACCGCCCCTTCGGCCTGCTTTCACAAGGAGAGCAACGCCGGATTGTGATCGCCAGGGCTCTGGTCAATCGGCCGCAACTCTTGCTGCTCGATGAACCGTGTGCAGGACTCGACCCGGCCGCCAGAGAGAGCCTCCTCGCCGACTTGGAACGCTTGGCACGATCGCCGCACGCACCGACCATCATCATGGTCACACACCATGTTGAAGAGATCGGCCCCTGGATCGGCCACGTTCTGGTACTCAAGAACGGTACTGTGTTGAAAGCAGGACCCAAGAACGAGACCCTCACAACCCCCGTTCTTTCGGAAGCGCTCGGTTGTCTCTGTGAGGTCGAGAAGCTGGGCGATCGCTATCGGCTGACCCTGATCGGGGGCCAATCCTGTTCCCCCACCTGA
- a CDS encoding ATP-binding protein, translating into MSEAGSSVADLQAEIAALKARIRELERIEQAHVQAVEALRKSEERLRFIAERSPIVLFAIERDGTIILCEGKPLERLSLRSQDLVGRSVREVFLDAPQIVADFERVLSGETFTSPLSYRERSFEVWYSPVRDQRGEITSVIGVANDVTDRNRLQAQLLQSQKLQSIGTLAGGVAHDFGNLLAVIIGNLSIVLRKDPVPAKVKDLLRDVMDAAERASALTRQLLAFARGGLQKPEPTNLNRHVESVLRIVRRTTPRRIELKADLVPDLPRIIADPAQMEQVIMNLCLNAVEASGQSGLIELSTVCEELDADQAAVLGLPAGRYVRLQVRDHGCGMNEETVGRVFDPFFTTKPTGRGMGLAATQGIVHSHQGQIRIESVLGKGTVASVWLPVAPWESSGRPAVAQAANAPPRGSETVLLIDQQTADLQATEAKLSSLGYCTVGRADLASALAFLGTNSDDIDLVLLDAEISHLSRVSPVRLIRKHCPDAPILLMTRSPTDAWLRRLGKQGAAGLLRKPFELAELATAVRSCLDAGKRKSDS; encoded by the coding sequence ATGTCTGAGGCCGGCTCATCGGTGGCTGATTTGCAGGCGGAAATCGCCGCCCTGAAGGCCCGGATTCGCGAGCTTGAACGGATCGAGCAAGCGCATGTACAGGCAGTCGAGGCCCTCCGCAAGAGCGAGGAGCGACTGCGGTTCATCGCCGAGAGATCGCCGATCGTTCTGTTCGCCATCGAGCGGGACGGCACGATCATCCTGTGCGAGGGCAAGCCGCTCGAGCGTTTAAGCCTCCGGTCGCAGGATCTGGTGGGCCGATCGGTGCGAGAGGTTTTCCTTGATGCTCCGCAGATCGTAGCGGACTTTGAACGAGTCCTTTCAGGCGAGACGTTCACTTCGCCGCTGAGTTATCGAGAGCGCAGCTTCGAAGTCTGGTACTCGCCCGTTCGAGATCAACGGGGAGAGATTACCAGTGTTATCGGCGTCGCGAACGACGTGACCGATCGCAACCGTCTCCAGGCTCAACTCCTGCAATCGCAGAAGCTGCAAAGCATCGGGACTCTTGCGGGCGGCGTTGCTCACGACTTCGGCAATCTGCTCGCGGTGATCATCGGGAATTTGTCCATCGTCCTGCGGAAGGATCCGGTTCCCGCCAAGGTCAAGGACTTGTTGCGAGACGTGATGGACGCCGCGGAACGGGCCTCGGCGCTGACCCGTCAGCTATTGGCCTTTGCGCGGGGCGGATTGCAGAAGCCGGAGCCCACGAATCTCAACCGCCACGTCGAATCGGTGCTCCGGATCGTTCGTCGAACCACTCCTCGACGGATCGAACTGAAGGCCGATCTGGTTCCGGATCTGCCTCGGATCATCGCGGATCCGGCCCAGATGGAGCAGGTGATCATGAACCTGTGCCTTAACGCGGTCGAGGCCAGCGGACAGTCGGGCTTGATCGAGTTGTCCACCGTTTGCGAGGAGTTGGACGCCGATCAGGCGGCGGTTCTCGGGCTGCCGGCGGGTCGCTATGTCCGGCTTCAGGTGCGGGACCACGGCTGCGGTATGAACGAAGAAACCGTGGGCAGAGTCTTCGATCCCTTCTTCACCACCAAACCCACCGGACGCGGCATGGGGCTGGCCGCCACGCAAGGCATCGTTCACAGCCACCAGGGCCAGATTCGTATTGAGAGCGTTTTGGGCAAGGGTACCGTTGCGTCCGTGTGGCTGCCGGTAGCACCTTGGGAGTCTTCCGGGCGGCCGGCCGTTGCCCAAGCCGCGAACGCCCCGCCGCGAGGCAGCGAAACCGTTCTGTTGATCGACCAGCAGACCGCCGACCTGCAAGCCACCGAAGCCAAGTTGTCTTCGCTGGGTTATTGCACCGTCGGACGGGCTGATCTGGCCTCGGCGCTGGCTTTTCTGGGAACCAATTCAGATGATATTGACCTGGTGCTGCTCGATGCGGAGATCTCGCATCTGTCTCGCGTCAGTCCTGTGAGACTGATCCGCAAGCATTGTCCAGACGCGCCGATTCTCTTGATGACTCGATCGCCGACTGACGCGTGGTTGAGACGTCTTGGCAAACAGGGCGCGGCAGGTCTGCTTCGCAAGCCGTTTGAACTCGCCGAATTGGCCACCGCAGTCCGGTCGTGTCTTGACGCGGGCAAAAGAAAGAGCGATTCGTAG
- a CDS encoding PspA/IM30 family protein, with product MIIGKLWHTLKAQLNKLANFFWTADPIAQMQYEYDVAVNQLKEGREGLEQYRALVERVTRQVASDKSHVSSLEAKVRAYLQAGDRETAARFALELQKAKQELAENEQQLKLHEEAYNNNLTKIKHAGNKLAKVREKIARYDAELKMSRAEAEMAKLAQSFDFDVTTDFGQIEQVIQDKISLNRAKTRVAADLSSQGVEDVRREQAMEKALADQALRDFEVQMGLVTPETTGVAEAAKELGPAKEKQAMSNE from the coding sequence ATGATCATTGGCAAACTATGGCATACCCTCAAGGCACAACTGAACAAGCTGGCCAATTTCTTCTGGACCGCCGACCCCATCGCCCAGATGCAGTACGAGTACGACGTGGCCGTCAACCAGTTGAAGGAAGGACGTGAAGGGCTGGAGCAGTACCGCGCCTTGGTGGAGAGAGTCACCCGCCAGGTCGCCAGCGACAAGTCTCATGTGTCCAGCTTGGAGGCCAAGGTTAGGGCTTATCTCCAGGCGGGCGATCGTGAGACCGCGGCACGCTTTGCCCTCGAGTTGCAGAAGGCCAAACAGGAACTCGCGGAAAACGAACAACAGCTCAAGCTGCACGAAGAGGCCTACAACAACAACCTGACCAAGATCAAGCATGCCGGCAACAAGCTGGCCAAAGTCCGGGAAAAGATCGCCCGCTACGACGCCGAGTTGAAGATGAGCCGGGCCGAGGCCGAGATGGCCAAACTGGCCCAATCCTTTGATTTCGACGTGACCACCGATTTCGGGCAGATCGAACAGGTCATTCAGGACAAGATCAGCCTGAACCGGGCCAAGACCCGCGTGGCCGCCGACCTCTCCAGCCAGGGCGTCGAGGACGTTCGACGCGAACAGGCCATGGAGAAAGCCCTGGCCGATCAGGCTCTCCGTGACTTCGAGGTTCAGATGGGACTCGTCACCCCCGAGACGACCGGGGTGGCCGAGGCCGCCAAGGAACTCGGACCGGCAAAAGAAAAACAAGCAATGAGTAATGAGTGA
- a CDS encoding PilZ domain-containing protein — protein sequence MSGKAADDAPKRSGTRDDKNLFLDHLDRLDQRSTPLSVAERRRYERHRHRVDQGLEVIFDAFDEQPVTCHVRPRNLSQGGIAFLHEAYVYPETRCTVVLISATDQPIEVSGRVVGCRHISGKLHEIAMAFDRPIDAEDFRECIDEAVGGDES from the coding sequence ATGAGCGGTAAGGCCGCCGACGATGCGCCGAAGCGATCCGGCACACGGGACGACAAGAACTTGTTTCTCGATCACCTTGATCGTCTCGATCAACGATCAACACCCCTGTCCGTTGCCGAACGCCGCCGGTACGAGCGGCACAGGCACCGCGTCGATCAAGGCCTCGAGGTCATCTTCGACGCCTTCGACGAGCAACCGGTGACTTGTCACGTTCGGCCTCGTAACCTCAGCCAGGGCGGGATCGCGTTTCTTCACGAGGCCTACGTCTACCCCGAAACGCGCTGCACCGTCGTCCTCATTTCGGCAACCGATCAACCTATTGAAGTGTCGGGTCGAGTCGTGGGCTGCCGCCACATCTCCGGCAAACTGCATGAAATCGCCATGGCATTCGACCGCCCCATCGACGCGGAAGATTTCCGCGAGTGCATCGACGAAGCCGTCGGCGGCGATGAATCCTGA